The Sagittula sp. P11 genome window below encodes:
- the acnA gene encoding aconitate hydratase AcnA, translating into MTIQVGHDSAKTRKTLEAGGQTVSYYSISAAEAAGLGDFSKLPAALKVVLENMLRFEDGKTVTQDDIKAFSDWAKNGGKGDRELAYRPARVLMQDFTGVPAVVDLAAMRDGIKALGGDAQKINPLNPVDLVIDHSVMIDEFGNPRAFQMNVDREYERNMERYEFLKWGQTAFNNFRVVPPGTGICHQVNLEYLAQTVWTDEDQNGDMVAYPDTLVGTDSHTTMVNGAAVLGWGVGGIEAEAAMLGQPISMLIPEVVGFKLTGEMVEGTTGTDLVLKVVEMLREHGVVSKFVEFYGDGLDNLPLAQRATIANMAPEYGATCGFFPIDDETLRYLRVSGREESRIALVEAYAKENGMWRDAGYSPVYSSTLELDMGTIVPAISGPKRPQDYIALDKAAPAFAKYIKGVRDGQDVPAKDEVRWEGEGGAPEPRDIPGDEGKHKRGFVETADGAYQLHDGSIVIASITSCTNTSNPYVMIGAGLVAKKAHELGLNRKPWVKTSLAPGSQVVSEYLEAAGLQEHLDAIGFNLVGYGCTTCIGNSGPLDAPISKAINKYDLVATSVLSGNRNFEGRISPDVRANYLASPPLVVAYALVGDMNVNIATDPLGKDKDGNDVYLKDIWPSNAEIADLVEKTVTRESFQSKYADVFKGDEKWQSVEVNGGETYDWPATSTYVQNPPYFQGMGKEPGTISNIEGARVLAILGDMVTTDHISPAGSFKDTTPAGKYLTERQVPVREFNSYGSRRGNHEVMMRGTFANIRIKNEMLDGVEGGYTKGPDGEQTSIYDAAMAYQDQGTPLVIFGGEQYGAGSSRDWAAKGTALLGVKAVIAENFERIHRSNLVGMGVIPFEFTGGDTRKSLGLKGDETVDIKGLDDVKPGQETPCTITFADGSTKEITLKCRIDTAIEVEYIEHGGVLHYVLRNLAAEGSVAAE; encoded by the coding sequence ATGACCATTCAAGTCGGCCACGACAGCGCCAAGACGCGCAAGACGCTCGAAGCGGGCGGCCAGACCGTCTCCTATTACTCGATTTCCGCCGCCGAAGCCGCCGGGCTCGGCGACTTCTCGAAGCTGCCCGCCGCGCTCAAGGTGGTGCTCGAGAACATGCTGCGTTTCGAGGACGGCAAGACCGTGACCCAGGACGACATCAAGGCCTTCTCCGACTGGGCGAAGAACGGCGGCAAGGGCGACCGGGAACTGGCCTACCGCCCGGCACGCGTTCTGATGCAGGACTTCACCGGCGTTCCCGCCGTGGTTGACCTCGCCGCGATGCGCGACGGCATCAAGGCACTCGGCGGCGACGCACAGAAGATCAACCCGCTGAACCCCGTCGATCTCGTGATCGACCACTCCGTCATGATCGACGAGTTCGGCAACCCGCGCGCGTTCCAGATGAACGTCGACCGCGAGTACGAGCGCAACATGGAGCGCTACGAGTTCCTCAAGTGGGGCCAGACCGCGTTCAACAACTTCCGCGTCGTGCCCCCGGGCACCGGCATCTGCCACCAGGTGAACCTCGAGTACCTCGCCCAGACCGTCTGGACCGACGAGGACCAGAACGGTGACATGGTCGCCTACCCCGACACCCTCGTCGGCACCGACAGCCACACCACCATGGTGAACGGCGCGGCCGTGCTGGGCTGGGGCGTCGGCGGCATCGAGGCCGAGGCCGCCATGCTGGGCCAGCCGATCTCCATGCTGATCCCCGAGGTCGTGGGCTTCAAGCTGACCGGCGAGATGGTCGAGGGCACCACCGGCACCGACCTCGTGCTGAAGGTCGTCGAGATGCTGCGCGAACACGGCGTGGTGTCGAAGTTCGTCGAATTCTACGGCGACGGTCTCGACAACCTGCCGCTGGCACAGCGCGCAACCATCGCCAACATGGCGCCCGAGTACGGCGCGACCTGCGGCTTCTTCCCGATCGACGACGAGACCCTGCGCTACCTGCGCGTCTCCGGGCGCGAGGAAAGCCGCATCGCTCTGGTCGAGGCCTATGCCAAGGAAAACGGCATGTGGCGCGACGCGGGCTACAGCCCGGTCTATTCCTCCACGCTGGAACTGGACATGGGCACCATCGTGCCCGCGATCTCCGGCCCGAAGCGTCCGCAGGACTACATCGCGCTGGACAAGGCCGCACCGGCCTTCGCCAAGTACATCAAGGGCGTGCGCGACGGTCAGGACGTCCCGGCCAAGGACGAGGTCCGCTGGGAAGGTGAAGGCGGCGCACCCGAGCCGCGCGACATCCCCGGCGACGAGGGCAAGCACAAGCGCGGCTTCGTGGAGACCGCCGACGGCGCCTACCAGCTGCACGACGGCTCCATCGTGATCGCCTCGATCACATCCTGCACCAACACGTCCAACCCCTACGTCATGATCGGCGCAGGTCTGGTGGCGAAGAAGGCGCATGAGCTGGGCCTGAACCGCAAGCCCTGGGTGAAGACCTCGCTGGCCCCCGGTTCGCAGGTCGTGTCCGAATACCTCGAGGCCGCCGGCCTGCAGGAGCACCTCGACGCCATCGGCTTCAACCTGGTGGGTTACGGCTGCACCACCTGCATCGGCAACTCCGGTCCGCTGGACGCCCCGATCTCCAAGGCGATCAACAAGTACGACCTAGTCGCGACCTCGGTGCTGTCGGGCAACCGCAACTTCGAAGGCCGGATCAGTCCGGACGTGCGCGCCAACTACCTCGCCTCGCCGCCGCTGGTGGTGGCCTACGCGCTGGTGGGTGACATGAACGTCAACATCGCCACCGACCCGCTGGGCAAGGACAAGGACGGCAACGACGTCTATCTCAAGGACATCTGGCCCTCGAACGCCGAGATCGCCGACCTCGTCGAAAAGACCGTCACCCGCGAGTCGTTCCAGTCCAAGTACGCCGACGTCTTCAAGGGCGACGAGAAGTGGCAGTCGGTCGAGGTGAACGGCGGCGAAACCTACGACTGGCCGGCGACCTCCACCTACGTCCAGAACCCGCCCTACTTCCAGGGCATGGGCAAGGAGCCGGGCACGATCTCGAACATCGAGGGCGCGCGCGTCCTGGCGATCCTCGGCGACATGGTCACCACCGACCACATCTCTCCGGCGGGCTCGTTCAAGGACACCACCCCGGCAGGCAAGTACCTGACCGAGCGCCAGGTGCCCGTGCGCGAGTTCAACTCCTACGGCTCGCGTCGCGGCAACCACGAAGTGATGATGCGCGGCACCTTTGCCAACATCCGCATCAAGAACGAGATGCTGGACGGCGTCGAGGGCGGCTACACCAAGGGCCCCGACGGCGAACAGACCTCGATCTACGACGCGGCCATGGCCTACCAGGACCAGGGCACCCCGCTGGTGATCTTCGGCGGCGAACAGTACGGCGCGGGCTCCTCGCGCGACTGGGCGGCCAAGGGCACGGCGCTCCTGGGCGTGAAGGCTGTGATCGCCGAGAACTTCGAGCGTATCCACCGTTCGAACCTCGTAGGCATGGGCGTCATCCCGTTCGAGTTCACCGGCGGCGACACCCGCAAGTCGCTGGGCCTGAAGGGCGACGAAACCGTCGACATCAAGGGCCTTGATGATGTGAAGCCGGGTCAGGAAACTCCCTGCACCATCACCTTCGCGGACGGCTCCACCAAGGAGATCACGCTGAAGTGCCGGATCGATACCGCCATCGAGGTGGAATACATCGAGCACGGCGGCGTGCTGCACTACGTGCTGCGCAACCTCGCAGCCGAGGGCTCCGTGGCAGCCGAATGA
- a CDS encoding cupin domain-containing protein: MDLSDRIVRYGELQPCKTAFIDAHTPGSDQKENFTIIGGGVSESPDQHVHISIPHGFNIGAAGQPPRCRNSLHDHHTAEAFFVLSGRWRFFWGRWGTAGEVVLEAGDIFNIPTGIFRGFENIGTDYGMIMAILGGDDAGGGVMWAPQVIEDARAHGLVLGDDGKLYDTKRQQRLPEGVNPMPLMSDEELAKRPEPTTAEVLPNHVARYWDMVALADRTPCKVIGATGLLKDRPGFEVDFITRASAGGEQPAAPHPTVLMPVTGHWRVDWTDGHAILAPGDTMSVPENLSYRVAPSMTGDAALYRITGTGDPAGPTRAA; the protein is encoded by the coding sequence ATGGATCTCTCTGACCGCATCGTCCGCTACGGCGAGCTTCAGCCCTGCAAGACCGCCTTCATCGACGCCCACACGCCGGGCTCGGACCAGAAGGAAAACTTCACCATCATCGGCGGCGGCGTGTCGGAATCGCCCGATCAGCACGTCCACATCTCGATCCCGCACGGCTTCAACATCGGTGCCGCAGGCCAGCCGCCCCGGTGCCGCAACTCGCTCCACGACCACCACACCGCCGAGGCGTTCTTCGTCCTCTCGGGCCGGTGGCGGTTCTTCTGGGGCCGCTGGGGCACCGCCGGAGAGGTGGTGCTCGAGGCGGGCGACATCTTCAACATCCCCACCGGCATCTTCCGCGGGTTCGAGAACATCGGCACCGACTACGGGATGATCATGGCGATCCTCGGCGGCGACGACGCGGGCGGCGGCGTCATGTGGGCGCCGCAGGTGATCGAGGATGCCCGCGCGCACGGGCTCGTGCTGGGCGACGACGGCAAGCTCTACGACACCAAGCGCCAGCAGCGCCTGCCCGAGGGTGTGAATCCCATGCCGCTGATGTCGGACGAGGAACTGGCGAAGCGGCCGGAACCCACCACGGCCGAGGTCCTGCCCAACCACGTCGCACGCTACTGGGACATGGTGGCCCTGGCCGACCGCACGCCCTGCAAGGTCATCGGCGCCACGGGCCTGCTGAAGGACCGGCCCGGCTTCGAGGTCGACTTCATCACCCGCGCCTCCGCCGGTGGCGAACAGCCCGCCGCGCCGCACCCGACCGTGCTGATGCCGGTGACGGGCCACTGGCGGGTGGACTGGACGGATGGACACGCCATCCTCGCCCCCGGCGACACGATGAGCGTCCCCGAGAACCTTTCCTACCGTGTCGCGCCCTCCATGACTGGCGACGCCGCGCTCTACCGCATCACCGGAACCGGAGACCCCGCCGGTCCGACCCGCGCGGCCTGA
- the hisD gene encoding histidinol dehydrogenase, whose translation MAITYLKRGKADADRRQDDAQVRTAVETTLADIEARGDAAVRDLSQKFDGYTPDSFRLSQDEIDALIATLSEQEIADIRFAQAQVVKFAEAQRASMQDIEVETLPGVILGHRNIPVQSVGCYVPGGKFPMVASAHMSVATARVAGVPRIVACTPPFKGQPNAAVIAAMHFGGAHEIWVLGGIQAIGAMAIGTETMQPVHMLVGPGNAFVAEAKRQLFGRVGIDLFAGPTETMVIADDTVDAELCATDLLGQAEHGYNSPAVLLTNSQRLAYDTLAEIERLLAILPTADTARASWTDYGEVILCDTYDEMLAVADDIASEHVQVMTDRDDWFLENMTCYGALFLGPRTNVANGDKVIGTNHTLPTRKAGRYTGGLWVGKFLKTHSYQRITTDEAAARIGAAGSRLCMLEGFAGHAEQCNLRVRRYGGVNVPYAEAAPVLPSEKTATPEKA comes from the coding sequence ATGGCCATCACGTATCTGAAACGCGGCAAGGCGGACGCGGACCGCCGACAGGACGATGCGCAGGTCCGCACCGCGGTCGAAACCACGCTCGCCGACATCGAGGCGCGCGGAGATGCCGCCGTCCGCGACCTGTCGCAGAAGTTCGACGGCTACACGCCGGACAGCTTCCGCCTGTCGCAGGACGAGATCGATGCCCTGATCGCCACCCTGTCGGAACAGGAGATCGCCGACATCCGCTTTGCACAGGCACAGGTGGTGAAATTTGCCGAGGCGCAGCGCGCCTCCATGCAGGACATCGAGGTCGAGACCCTCCCCGGCGTGATCCTCGGCCACAGGAACATTCCCGTGCAATCGGTCGGCTGCTACGTGCCCGGCGGCAAGTTTCCCATGGTCGCCTCGGCGCATATGTCGGTGGCGACGGCGCGGGTCGCCGGGGTGCCGCGCATCGTCGCCTGCACCCCGCCCTTCAAAGGCCAGCCCAACGCCGCCGTCATCGCCGCCATGCACTTCGGCGGCGCGCATGAGATATGGGTCCTGGGCGGCATCCAGGCCATCGGCGCCATGGCCATCGGCACCGAGACGATGCAGCCGGTGCACATGCTCGTCGGTCCCGGGAACGCCTTCGTCGCCGAAGCCAAGCGCCAGCTCTTCGGGCGCGTCGGCATCGACCTCTTCGCCGGCCCGACCGAGACGATGGTCATTGCGGACGACACCGTGGACGCCGAGCTTTGCGCCACGGACCTGCTGGGACAGGCGGAACACGGTTACAACTCCCCCGCCGTGCTGCTGACCAACTCCCAGAGGCTGGCCTACGACACGCTGGCAGAGATCGAGCGCCTGCTTGCCATCCTGCCCACCGCCGACACCGCCCGCGCTTCCTGGACCGACTACGGCGAGGTGATCCTGTGCGACACCTACGACGAGATGCTGGCGGTCGCGGACGACATTGCCTCCGAACACGTGCAGGTCATGACGGACCGCGACGACTGGTTCCTCGAGAACATGACCTGCTACGGCGCGCTCTTCCTCGGGCCGCGCACCAACGTGGCCAACGGCGACAAGGTGATCGGCACCAACCACACCCTGCCAACCCGGAAGGCGGGCCGCTACACCGGTGGCCTCTGGGTGGGCAAGTTCCTGAAGACCCACAGCTACCAGCGCATCACCACCGACGAGGCCGCCGCCCGCATCGGCGCCGCCGGTTCCCGGCTGTGCATGCTGGAGGGGTTCGCCGGGCATGCCGAGCAATGCAACCTTCGTGTGCGCCGATACGGCGGCGTCAACGTGCCCTACGCCGAGGCGGCGCCCGTCCTGCCCTCCGAGAAAACCGCAACCCCCGAGAAAGCCTGA